Within the Phaseolus vulgaris cultivar G19833 chromosome 9, P. vulgaris v2.0, whole genome shotgun sequence genome, the region AAAACTtagattattttaataatggATAGTGAATTATATGatatattattgttataataGATTATAATGAGagtcaattttaaataatacttttaCTAAATTTCAGCTAATGTTCAAACATAACTTGttttataaacaaaatcaattgaaattaaaaaagtaaacttTCCAAAATACACTCACAGTAATATGACTTTAAGtgtaaaatatttctattttaaaaatgttcaaTTACAAAATTTTGATTGAAGAGAAAAACACTAcgataaaatcatgaaatataaaataattttagaaaaaataataattagttattatagtgactaaattagagatattttagagattaaaaatatttttaatttttaaattagtttctattattcttaaatagtttcgaaattggtatctaattaacaaaccaaaattttttttagtcaaaataatctttaatttagtcattatagcaattaattattttttttatctaaaatttgtttctatttcataacTTTTTTGTAGtaaaaattatctaaaattattttaagtgaagatgaataaataaataaataaatatattataaaataaaatatttcgaTTAAACAtgtaaatatttacataaaatcGGGCTTAGGAACAATGTAATGTGAATTTAAACGAAAAGACGAAGGTGATGAAAGAAGAGTAATGTATAACTCACTCCTCAGAAGATGCTTAAATGCAGCAATGAAAAATTAGGAGAAACTAGATAGTGATAATGACATGCAAATATTTACGTAATATCAGACTTAGGAACAATGTAATGAGAATTTAAACAAGGAAACGAAGAGAGCGAAAGAAGAGTAATGTAAAATGGTATTTGTATTAGTATGGATCGAACGTTCATTACCATAACTAAGTTCTCATAACCGAGTCGACCGGCTCCCACACGTTCGTGCAGGCCAATCGACACATTCAaaccattaacgctcaaatcAAGGTTAGTAAAGCTAAATCACCATTAAGAACTAAATAATATGTTCCTAAGTGCGATCTACTTCACTAATTCGACCAAATAAAGTAAGTCCattgaaataatataaataacgcaTATTCCAAGAACAAGGTATCAGCCTGTCAACAGTTCTATAGATCTCATCTCACTAACTTGAACAATATTCACTCCTCACTAACTTGAACAATATTCACTCCTTCAAAGATGAAGATGCAGAATTGGAGCAATGGGGAATTAGGAGAAGCTAGACAATGAAAATGACATGTATATAAAGCAATTGAGGAGGCCAGAAAATAAGTATGACTTATGAGTTGAAGAGAAGAAAAGGAATTATTAATGGAGCATGATTAACTATTACAATGATTATTAATGAGATAAATGTGAAAGGGTGAAAAATGAGTTGGTTAGGAAGAGATTGATTGTGGAGGGTGTGAGCTGGAAGAAGGAAAGTGGGTGAAGGCGAAGCGCGTTTGCAGCTGGCTTTATTTGGTTAATTTGGATTTTAGTGTTTTGGTTGGAATTTGGTACATTCAGTTCATACCTTCCACATTCCTTTGTCTCTTATTTTGGTTTTCATTCTTTGAATGCCgtgtttggtttggtttagCCAAAGAGTATTTTAATGCacttctaaatttaattttattgtttataatttattaaataatcacTCTTATTAATATTTCTCATTctcttctaatatttttttgtcacAAGCCGTGGCCTACTACTAAAAGTATAACCATTGGTCTAATCTAGCAACAGTAATCTAGCATACTGACTCACTTAGATCTATTCCGCATAACCCGCACCCCACGTGGATCAACAGTAAAACAGGACGGACAGGTTGACCCATTGGtccacataaataaataaaaagatattttatttttttacaaaaataatcaTATCTTATTCACATTATTATTGCACTAcgacctttattttatttaaaaaaaaaattaaatttaatatataaaaaaaattattttattcatctaaagaagttaatattaaaaataagagtggatttagttttaagtaaaattttacatttaaatttttttaataaaaaaataatataaagaagagatttcattaaaatattttgtaacaaaactttgataagatactctCCTACATTTACATACATAGATAAGGAAAATATatggaaaacaaaattttaattatttttaataaacctTCTAACAACTCTAATACTTGAATATCTTTATATTTCTTATATTAATTGAATGAactaaaacaagaatgaaattttattttttcacgaataaaaataactttttatagttaaattttagtttttaaaaaaaatatactctcGGAGACCAACCCGACCCACATTTTGTTGGTTAAACACGGAACAAGTCTAAGTAAGAAGAGCCAACCAACATTGTCACCCCTAATATCAACCAACATTGTCACCCCTAATATGTAATACCCCTAATATATAATACTGCAAGGAAAGGAATATATGCATTTAGTTttattaagagaaaaataaggaCAGAGGAATGTTTTGTTTAACAAATCTAAAACTATTCCATCCAAAATGCACATTCACAACACTTTTCTCACAATAACATTCGTTATCTTACACTTTCAAACTAAACCTATACATCCAAAATTCACGATCTCAACAATTTACACTGTTAGACGTCCAAAAATAAAAACTGCTGTTAATTACCTTTTCAGTATTTAACatcatttacaaaaaaaacGGCACCCTTGACAGGTTCTGTGTCATGGTTCCTCTTCCAAAACGAAGCTAACCAGGTTGAATTCATGGTATTTGAAAAAGGGCAAGACAGGAAGCAAATAAGAAGTCAGGAGGAACACATGAACTGCAGAGCTTCCCGTGTACGGCCTAGCAAACTCAATGCCGTGGCAGCAATGTGGTGTCCACTCAACCCCGCTTCGTCAAGCTGTTCATTTGGTGATGCATGCTCAATATATCTGTCAGGTAAGACAATTGGTCGCCACTGGAACACAAAAAACATATCACAAAGTTGTGGTCACAAAAAACATATCACAACGTTGTGAtcacaaaaaacaaaaatctagTCATACTTTGCAGACAAGCTATGCCAAGGCTGTGTGTGATTATAAATGCACCAAACACAATATAAAATCACTAGATCATCTTTAAAAtgatataaaactaaaataaacaatttgCTGCATGAAAGGGACGCCAAGCTTTCGCAAATTACACGTACAACACAACAGAAATATTCTAGTGCTAAAATGATAAATGTACTAGTATGACCGAGTCGGTCAGTAACTCGACCATTCAACCATTCTTTACGCCAATTGAATAGCACAttcataatccaaaatattaacCATAGAAGTATAGCCTTCCCACATACAAAGCTTGACCCAATTACCTTAATTCTTCCATCGAGTAGTCCATTAACTGCAATAAACTCGGCAACATGGGAACCAAATCCTCCAATAGATCCTTCCTCGACAGTGATTAGAAAAGAGTGATGTTTACAAAGCTGCCTCAGAAGTTTGATGTCAAGGGGCTTGCAGAACCTTGCATCAGCAACAGTCACCTCAATGCCAAGTTTTGCAAGGAGTGAATGAGCCATTAGGCAGTTCTGAACCATCGATCCGTATCCTAGGAAAGCAACATCTTTACCCTCAACAAGAACTCTTCCTCTCCCTATCTGTGAATGAATAGATTACAACCACCCCAAATTTAGAGAAGgaagatatattaaaaaatattatgacaAATCTTCGGGGAAGTTAGAAATGAATAACGCTTCCTTAGATTTGTTAATCAGTTTACCCTATTCGAAGTTTCAGTATAACTCACAATGTATCGAGAAAATAGAGTGCCGCCTAATTACCTTAATGGGGATTCCATCGCCTACAGTATAGCTTTTCCCAACCAGGGCACCCCTTGGATACCGAAAGCAGACTGGTTGATTATTGATATGAGTAGCAGTAGCTACCATGTGCATGAGTTCAACCTCATCAGATGGTGCCATGACAATCATGTTTGGTAAGCACGACATAAAGGTTATATCAAATGCTCCACATTGGAGGGGACCATCAGAACCAACCAATCCTGCACTTGTGATGACAAAGCGCACTGGAATTCTCTGTTGATCAACATCGTGTACCACCTATGTGTGATATGTAACTTGTTTAAAATCATAATTGCTTAAATTAAATCACATTATTAtgcaatgcgaactaactatcCATTCTCATGCATGTAGATCCatattaaaattacaaaaaggtATAGTGAGACCTAATTACTTTTCTTTGTTATATACTTTTGTTAACACGGTCAGATATCCTCAAGTACCAGACTTCCTGAAGGTTCATACTTTTTACAGTACAGTCACTTTCAGTAAAGTCGTGACGACAATTTGACACCCCAAGAACATACCAGATGTGCAGTGCTGTTCCCAAATTCGTTCACTTCATAATAACAGCAAATTAATAATGACAACAGTACTAAATTCcattaaatttaaagatttaTATCAACGACAATTAATCTATTCCCAAAGAAATCCAAATATTCTATGAACAATAAATAGTGGTTGTCATGGTAGTTTAAGGCTTTATTAAGCTGATATAAGATTGAACCTGATCATAGGCTCTTTGCAGAAAGGAAGAAGGTATAATGCAAAATGGCTTCAATCCACCGCATGCCAAACCAGAAGCAAAGGTGACTGCATGTTGCTCAGCCATTCCCACGTCAAAAAACCTATCTGGAAATTTCCCCTGAAACAATTCAAGGGATGACTCCATCGCTATTCCAGCACGAACAACCACAATATCTTTGTCTTTCTCTGCTTCTGCAACCAAAGTCTCCACAAAGCAATCGCCATATGTTTGAGGCCGAACAACATTATCTAACGAATCATATTTAAAAGGATCTGAAAAGTAAACATAGTTACTCAATAATAATTATGTGACCACATCACATATcaatcaaaatttcaaaatgacGAGAAGGTCAATCGAATAAAGAGCCTAAACTATAATCTCCTGACATTCAGAAGATATAAATGTGCacctaaataataattatatactagAAGCCATAAGAAGCCAAATATATGCAGTGTTGGCTTCAACTTGTATCAAAATAAGGTCAAAATGCTTGGGAATACTATTTAAAGGGATAAAGGACAACCCACGAAAACATTCAGTGAGAGCatctgaaaaaatataaaactaaatgATTTTACTGAAATTTTAGTTTTGGTAGAGTTTAATGGTGTCCATTATCCATGTCCGACTCCACTTGTATGAGGTTCATTAATTTGTTATTGTTGTTTATGCAGTATGATATCCTTTATAAGCAAGTTATCTTCAAGCTACTGCATAGAATCTATCTATAAACTAATCAGTATACAAAgagattcattttattttcttgaaaggcttgagcATTTGAAATAAGAACACAACCACAGGAAAAAGTAGAAAaccaaaaaaaagaaacaactgTAGTATAAACACACTATTAAGCTATTTTACTAGAAATAGCATGCAATGGAACAATTAACACAATATAATTATCATAGGTTACCACAAGAAATGCCACCATCTTGTTGCCTATTTGTTATATCACTTTTCTGATTGTTTTCATCTCCCTGATTTTCATCAGTTATCACATGTACCAAGACGGGTCCCATTGAATCCAGGGAAGCAACTTCTTGCAGAACACATATTAGATCCTCAATATTGTGTCCATCCACTGGGCCTATGTAGTACAACCCAAGCTCCTCAAAAAGAGTAGAACCTAGGGGACCTACCATACCACGAGCATATTCATCAACTTTAGCCGCCAACTCATGCATACCTCTACCAATTCGTTTTGTAACACCCTGTTACAAAGCAGACAAATTGTCACTTACTTGAACATAATTTGAGTATGAAGCACAAAGCATTGAGATGTGAAAATGGGATCTAAAAGAAGGACCATCATTACACCTTATTAGGTATATCACTCTTTATTCTACACAaggaaaaaactaaaaaaaaaaatatatatgaatataGAAAGATGCACATACAACCACAGATTTGGGGGAGTGGAAAGCATATTTGTAcatttatttatctttcttAATGCACACGGAGGCAAATCTAAGTTGTCACACTATTTTCCACAGGTCCCATATGATACATAATATCATTGCTCTTAATGTACTAATTAAATCCATTTTATACTAAAGTTATGAATTATTTAACGTTGAAACATGTTTCTTTTAGTAGGCTCGTTTCAAGTTGAATGACATGGCATTACCAGGTGGACGTTGCATGCCAACAACATATACTGAAGACTAATTTGAAGCTATCTAGTATTCTTTTATTGCAGAGGATGAAGAAAAGAAGCATACCTTGGCAGCTTCTCTAAACCTTCGGAAAGATTTACTGGACTGGAGCTTGCTCAGGGTACTAGATAGGGCATTGACAGATGTCTTTGGGCCCTCCTCGATTTTTGGAAGTAAAGAGTGACGACTATCATTCAAAATCACAACCATATTTGAGTCCAAGTATCCTGCATTGCTCATTGCCTCATATGCCTGACCAGCCATAGTTGTCCAATTGCTGATAACTGCAACTACACGTTCTTGCCTGCCCTTAATATCCCGGGCAACTGCCATGCCTGATAAAATAAATGCATATGACTTTGAGGTCATTTAAATTTCacatttagaaattttattttaacatataaaatGGAAAATGCAGAAAAAGTACAATGTATCAACCAAACAAATTTACTCAGACCAGTGAATGACAATAAAAGCTTACGAACAAAGTCTGAatagtgtttgatgaaacaaatattattaaaagggAAAAGAATTTACAAACTACCAAGTCCAGCGGAAATACTGTTGCATCCATGACCTGCACCAAATGCATCATATTCACTCTCAAATAGGGAAGTAAAACCAGAGAGACCGTTCTTTCTTTTCATTGTTGTCATGAGAGATCGCCTTCCTGTAAGAATCTTATGTGCATATGTCTGCACAAAGATAATGAAATGGTTACATTATCCAAACCAGGTCATTCATTGTTTTGTTGCAAAATGAATTCCTAGGaaacaattattttaacaaTCCGCAATTTGCATTCAACTTTCACGCCCAAAAGGAGAGAGGAAAATTTAAAACGAGAAGGGAACTTTCTTTTTGcatataatttaaaatcttaCTTGATCCCCAACATCCCACAATATTCTGTCAACTGGAGCATTGAAAACATGATGTATTGCAACTGTCAGCTCCACCACTGCCATACTTGCTTTTGATGATATTTGTGTAGCTGACATAATAGAAGACAAATCTGAACGAATTTCAACTGCTAGTTGATTCAGTTCCTGCAAAGACAAATATTTAGGGAATGAGATACTTCAAGACTGTGAGAACAAATAATGTAAaagcaaaatgaaaatgataaCAAGCTTACGGTTAACCTTAAGAGATAAGTTCTTCAAGTAAAGAGGGTTTTCAACCATATCAAGAATGGGTGTTGGAACTTTCTCCCAGTGGTAGTCATCACTATCAAGCTGTGCACACACTCGATCAACTAATCCCTGCATCCGCAGCCCCACTTTCAGTAACTAAATACAATACATGTAAATTTTTGCTGTAATACTTTTCActtcttatttaaaaatttaagctTATATGACTTTTAAATTTCTTTCATGGGAACTGGTcaaagaaaagtaaaaagaaaaaaatcaagGATTTTGAGATTGTATCATGTGATTCATATCAATGATAATTGCATCGACATTTATGTATTGTACAATACAAATTCTTTTGAGATTCATTTTGTAATATGAATCATATCAAATCATAGGATTCGAATAATGAATAGTAAGATTCTTAAAACTATGACAAATAGAATTGTCCTTTTGATCTATCACCTGAGAATGATGTACATTTAGCGCAATGTCAAAGCCAATTTGGCAGTTGATGACTCCTACCTACTGATTCCCCAGCCACTTAATTCCGCACCAGATTAAATTGTCCATGTGATCCCAAATTCCCAGTTATGAGGAGAATTAAAGGACCATTGAGTCTAACTATGAAACATAGTTCATAGTTTGGTTGGAGAGGAGTAATTTTATAATGGAAAGCGTGGCAACTTGTTTCGTTCACAAGCATAGGGGAGGGGAGGGAAAATAAATGGATTTACTACTATATACTTACATTAGTGaaataaaactattaaattGAAGATTGTTTAGGctaattaatgtaaaaaaaattctctcCTTCAAATTCCTCATTTTCAGAAGGGAGCTAAACTAAGTGAGGAGGGATTTTAGCCCCCTCCATTCCTCTCTGCTTCCTTCCTCTTCATGCTGTTTTTCCCCTCCAAATGCAATCAAACATAGTATTACCTCAATGCCCCTTATGCTAAACATCATATCAAGTCACCCAAACTATCCCATTTGCACAAAAAGTGCTTTTTATAGAACTACAAAGTACAGAAACTTCCCAGTTCCCAGAGTCAATCACTTTTCTACAACAGACATCAATCAACAGTGCGAACTTTATTCTGTCTAGATCCTCTTTCCTTATGTTCAGTAGCATCTCAATTCCCTCTGGAAACCAGATTTGATTAATCAACGGAACATTTCATCATGTTAAAAGAGTTAACAAATATAACTAATTAGACAAATCCTAGTACTCTGAGAACAGGCATGGATTGAAAATTCAGGTGAATTGTGTCTTCTGCAATTCATGAAACAAGATATTGAGAATGAGAAACATACCTTCGAAGTAGAACGAGGTGACAAAGAAATTGTGGAGAGTTCCACGTGGAGGGGGAACAGGGAGGTTGAGCAATCCACTCTGCGGCCAAGGGAGTGTAAAGGAACTCCGAAAGGGTATGTAGAAGAAGGAGTAGCAGCCATGGAGAAAGTACCAACCAGAGTGTTGTTACTGAAATCTTCAAAAATCACAGTTCAAGGAGAATCGTGATTATTGAACCCATAGTTATTAGCTATTTCGCATGTATAATGATGaatcaaaaaatataaaaaaagacaaagaaaaaaaaacaaatttgataAGATGGGATAATTGAAAAATGGGAGAAAATGGGAGAAAGTGAAGGCAACACAAGATAGCGATTATCCCCTGATGAAAAGGACCCAGTTTTACATGGCTCAGAAAACTTGGAAGCATCACAAATTATAATATCTACtttacattataaaattaaataaatttttaatattaaatttatttattttttataaaaaatttcatgacattgacatctcagctagctAGGGATGTTAAATGTTTcacttaaataacttttttcttACCCTATAAATCTAAAAAATTTGGACATgatctttaataaaaatattcattttgatcttatacatttttgttttgtttttttt harbors:
- the LOC137821146 gene encoding probable 1-deoxy-D-xylulose-5-phosphate synthase, chloroplastic isoform X2 encodes the protein MQGLVDRVCAQLDSDDYHWEKVPTPILDMVENPLYLKNLSLKELNQLAVEIRSDLSSIMSATQISSKASMAVVELTVAIHHVFNAPVDRILWDVGDQTYAHKILTGRRSLMTTMKRKNGLSGFTSLFESEYDAFGAGHGCNSISAGLGMAVARDIKGRQERVVAVISNWTTMAGQAYEAMSNAGYLDSNMVVILNDSRHSLLPKIEEGPKTSVNALSSTLSKLQSSKSFRRFREAAKGVTKRIGRGMHELAAKVDEYARGMVGPLGSTLFEELGLYYIGPVDGHNIEDLICVLQEVASLDSMGPVLVHVITDENQGDENNQKSDITNRQQDGGISCDPFKYDSLDNVVRPQTYGDCFVETLVAEAEKDKDIVVVRAGIAMESSLELFQGKFPDRFFDVGMAEQHAVTFASGLACGGLKPFCIIPSSFLQRAYDQVVHDVDQQRIPVRFVITSAGLVGSDGPLQCGAFDITFMSCLPNMIVMAPSDEVELMHMVATATHINNQPVCFRYPRGALVGKSYTVGDGIPIKIGRGRVLVEGKDVAFLGYGSMVQNCLMAHSLLAKLGIEVTVADARFCKPLDIKLLRQLCKHHSFLITVEEGSIGGFGSHVAEFIAVNGLLDGRIKWRPIVLPDRYIEHASPNEQLDEAGLSGHHIAATALSLLGRTREALQFMCSS
- the LOC137821146 gene encoding probable 1-deoxy-D-xylulose-5-phosphate synthase, chloroplastic isoform X1, with protein sequence MAATPSSTYPFGVPLHSLGRRVDCSTSLFPLHVELSTISLSPRSTSKGLVDRVCAQLDSDDYHWEKVPTPILDMVENPLYLKNLSLKELNQLAVEIRSDLSSIMSATQISSKASMAVVELTVAIHHVFNAPVDRILWDVGDQTYAHKILTGRRSLMTTMKRKNGLSGFTSLFESEYDAFGAGHGCNSISAGLGMAVARDIKGRQERVVAVISNWTTMAGQAYEAMSNAGYLDSNMVVILNDSRHSLLPKIEEGPKTSVNALSSTLSKLQSSKSFRRFREAAKGVTKRIGRGMHELAAKVDEYARGMVGPLGSTLFEELGLYYIGPVDGHNIEDLICVLQEVASLDSMGPVLVHVITDENQGDENNQKSDITNRQQDGGISCDPFKYDSLDNVVRPQTYGDCFVETLVAEAEKDKDIVVVRAGIAMESSLELFQGKFPDRFFDVGMAEQHAVTFASGLACGGLKPFCIIPSSFLQRAYDQVVHDVDQQRIPVRFVITSAGLVGSDGPLQCGAFDITFMSCLPNMIVMAPSDEVELMHMVATATHINNQPVCFRYPRGALVGKSYTVGDGIPIKIGRGRVLVEGKDVAFLGYGSMVQNCLMAHSLLAKLGIEVTVADARFCKPLDIKLLRQLCKHHSFLITVEEGSIGGFGSHVAEFIAVNGLLDGRIKWRPIVLPDRYIEHASPNEQLDEAGLSGHHIAATALSLLGRTREALQFMCSS